A DNA window from Mytilus edulis chromosome 14, xbMytEdul2.2, whole genome shotgun sequence contains the following coding sequences:
- the LOC139504313 gene encoding uncharacterized protein, with the protein MQRNKIDKISKNVNSFDKTVENFDSFDKSTIVKDTQLQLAKLDNTFKSTVTKVNSNDLPVNRLRNVYAYWQSINAKDYILSIIRDGYRIPFYTEPESCCLRNNKTAFDNAEFVESEISKLISRGCISQVPELPKVVNPLTVVRNKEKFRLVLDCRHINPHLHKFRFKYEDAVEASHMFEKGDYLFTYDLRSAYHHIEIFEDHKTYLGFSWFHEHEKVTKYYVFNVLPFGISTAGYIFTKVVRCIVKYLRDQGLQIIMYLDDGIGGASEISKANFCSLTVRYALRSAGFLIAEEKCSWEPSQSVTWLGLVWDMKDGIVYVTEPRLNKLKDTLNVIIHRLGKGEIKVTAKFLTSIIGQIISMKGAMGPVVRLRTRSMYDCLLYRASWNAPVLLNSKALDEIVFWKENVAILNGRDLSIVEQYSCIVYSDASGIGFGGYAVSISDTEVMGSWNSVESFKSSTWRELEAVYRVLLSLLVTLQGETIKWYTDNQNIVYIIKQGSRKGDLQLIAIKIANVCKLNNIVLLPQWVPREENVKADQISKSVDCDDWGIDPEVYSVLDNLWGPHTVDRFASDYNTKCLVFNYKRWCPNTSGINASDQDWKSEINWIVPPPSIVSKCIQKMKQEKSIGTLIVPYWR; encoded by the coding sequence ATGCAAAGAAACAAGATTGACAAGATaagtaaaaatgtaaatagtttTGATAAAACTGTAGAAAACTTTGATAGTTTTGACAAAAGCACAATTGTAAAAGATACACAATTACAATTAGCTAAGCTTGATAACACATTTAAAAGTACAGTTACAAAGGTGAACTCTAACGATTTACCGGTAAACAGGTTACGCAACGTGTACGCTTATTGGCAAAGTATTAATGCAAAGGACTATATTCTTAGTATTATTAGAGATGGTTACAGAATTCCGTTTTATACAGAACCTGAAAGCTGTTGTTTAAGGAACAATAAGACAGCATTTGATAATGCAGAGTTTGTTGAATCCGAGATTTCTAAGTTAATTAGTCGGGGTTGTATATCTCAAGTACCCGAGTTACCTAAAGTAGTCAATCCTCTAACAGTTGTGAGGAATAAAGAAAAATTCAGACTTGTTCTTGACTGCAGGCATATAAACCCCCACTTACACAAATTTAGGTTCAAATATGAAGATGCTGTTGAAGCTAGTCATATGTTCGAAAAGGGGGATTATCTATTTACATACGATCTTCGATCGGCATATCatcatattgaaatatttgaagatcACAAAACGTACTTAGGTTTCAGTTGGTTTCATGAACacgaaaaagtaacaaaataCTACGTTTTTAACGTATTACCTTTTGGTATAAGTACAGCAGGATACATATTTACAAAGGTTGTTAGAtgcattgtaaaatatttaagagaCCAAGGATTACAGATTATAATGTATCTTGATGATGGCATAGGTGGGGCAAGTGAAATTAGTAAGGCTAATTTCTGTAGCTTAACTGTGCGTTATGCTTTAAGGTCGGCTGGTTTTTTAATTGCCGAAGAAAAATGTAGTTGGGAACCAAGTCAATCAGTTACTTGGCTAGGTTTGGTGTGGGACATGAAAGATGGTATTGTTTATGTGACAGAACCTAGATTGAATAAGTTGAAAGATACGCTGAATGTGATTATTCACAGGTTGGGAAAAGGTGAAATAAAAGTAACAGCCAAGTTTTTGACGTCCATTATTGGACAGATTATTTCTATGAAAGGGGCAATGGGCCCAGTAGTACGATTGCGTACAAGGAGTATGTACGATTGCTTATTGTATAGAGCAAGTTGGAACGCTCCTGTGCTTTTGAATAGCAAAGCATTAGATGAAATTGTTTTCTGGAAGGAAAACGTAGCCATACTGAATGGCAGAGATTTGAGTATAGTGGAACAGTACTCTTGCATTGTTTACAGTGATGCCTCCGGTATAGGTTTCGGAGGGTATGCTGTCAGTATCAGTGATACTGAAGTTATGGGTAGTTGGAATTCAGTAGAAAGTTTTAAAAGCTCCACATGGAGAGAGTTAGAAGCGGTATATAGAGTTTTGTTGTCATTACTAGTAACATTACAAGGGGAAACTATTAAATGgtatactgataatcaaaatattgtttacattattAAGCAAGGTAGTAGAAAGGGCGATCTACAATTAATCGCTATCAAGATAGCCAATGTATGTAAGCTTAACAATATTGTATTGTTACCACAGTGGGTACCAAGAGAGGAAAACGTTAAGGCTGATCAGATCAGTAAAAGTGTAGACTGTGATGACTGGGGAATAGACCCAGAAGTGTATTCAGTTCTAGATAATTTGTGGGGTCCTCATACGGTAGATCGATTTGCGTCAGattataatacaaaatgtttggTCTTTAACTATAAGCGCTGGTGTCCTAATACTTCAGGTATTAATGCTTCTGATCAAGATTGGAAAAGCGAAATTAATTGGATTGTACCACCACCTTCAATTGTTTCCAAATGTATTCAAAAAATGAAACAAGAAAAATCTATCGGTACACTAATTGTTCCATACTGGAGGTAA